In Coregonus clupeaformis isolate EN_2021a chromosome 5, ASM2061545v1, whole genome shotgun sequence, the sequence TTTCTCGGTTCCTCACGTCCTATCTCCTTGCTTCGTCCTTCAAATGTATTGGAGGGAAAAAATGCTATGTCCCTCCCATGTGTTTTGagaaggtgaggagagaggacacaagGAATCGAGGGAAGATTcattgagaaagagacagaatcactCAAATGTCCATGCATCTCCTCATGGCACTTGCCTTAGATATTTTTGCATATGTAAATATAGGAGTCAATGGACTTTGTAACTTCACTAATAGATACAAAcattccttctcttcctcttgtGTATCAGGGGTCTGCGACGGCTGGACGTGTCCTCCCTCCCCAGGCTCCAGAACCCTGGGCTGGTCGCCATCCTGCTGGAGGAGATGCTTCCTCACTGCCGTGTTACCGCTGTCGGGTACGACCACAGCCTGACCTACAGCCCCACACAGACAGACGCCCAGACACGGATAGACGCCCAGACACAGATAAAGGCCCAGGCTGAGGCTGGACCTCAAAGACTGACTAGAGAAGTGGAGAGACACAATCAAAGTCGGGCATGGTGACAAACGCACATACAAGCAGTCCACTCTTATTCGCCCTCGTTCTGTCTCTTTAACCAACACTCACACAGAAAAACGGGCAGGGAGGGATGCCCATTTAGTTTGTGATGTAGAGCCTCACTGATGATTTATAACTTTTTATCAGAGAAGTGTTTTACTTACTTGTAGAGCATCATTGTCCTCCTTAAGCTATCAAAATTATCTGTCCAAAAATATTTGCTTCAGAAAATGTATATCAGATGATGGTACGGATTATTATTATGCATTGTATTGGTGATGCAATAAAATATTTATTTGTAAAGGATGCCTCGTGTTGTACATCTGGATCAATACAGACATTTATGAAGCAGACACAGAACCAAATGGACAGATGTTATGGTTAGCATTTTAAAACTGGTGTGAATCTTATAATCTGTAAGTGAGGGCTGTAAATCCCATAATTCTTTGTGagactgaggagtggagaggagacctTAAAGGTGCAGTTGAATAGGAGAAATAACGATTCAAGAGGAAAACTGAGAGATTAACATATTTTGTAGATTGAGGTAATTATGTATTAACTACATTATATACTGTTTCAATCATACTGTCCAAAAATTGCTGTCATGAGCTCATGCTTAAACTACTTATGCAGGTACATAAAACCACATTGAGTCATGTCAGTGATTTGATTTGGTTGTCTTTGTTAAATTATGACAATGTAACAGATTTTGTTTTACTTGCACGATACAAAACAGCTCGGCTAATTTATAAATCCAACCACTATCTGCAAAAGTAGGACAACGCGTGCGCATGTGCTTGTTTGTAGTCGGAATAGTTCTTATGCGGAAGTTAGCAAGACGGAATTAATTCGCGACGGACAACAACAATCATATCGCAACTGAACGAATCAACTTACATATTTAGCAAGTTAAACACACGGGAGCAACACACACAATATCATACAATTCTGTGAAGGATTAGTCTAGACAGATAGATGTCTGATGTACCAGGTATACCTTTTTCGTCTTGGGCTGGCCTTTGCTTGAAAATTAAGTGTAGCCAACCAGCTAGCTAACTACAGCTAGCTAACTAAAGCGGTCAGCATTGTGGTTAGCTACTTGTAAATAGTAACTTGACATGGATTTGTTTCGTATTTTCCAGAAGCGTCTAACAGAGAAGAGGTCGAGGACAACACCCCCGAACCAGAGGTAAGAAATAATACAGCTGTGGTTAGGAGTTGTCAGTGTGTGCATGCCTTGCCCAATGGATGGAGTCCTGGCTGGCTAAGGTTAGCCAAGaactagctagtagctagttgTCACGACTAGTTTGTCAGGCACACGGTTAGTAGATAACCTATCATAACTTTTCACCAATCATAGTATATTCTGCATCCATTGACATGTTGACACACTGACACTGTATTGGCATGCAATACAATGTACAGCTTCTTATGATGTGCATAAAACCAAGCAAGGATTATATTGTCATGTTCTTGATCAAACTAATGTTTCCATGTTTACACTGAATTTGCTCTTGATTTCTGCTAGGAGCAGTCAGACGATAGCAGTGACGACGGCGAGGCATCAGGGGACACAGAGAGTAGGTGTCAAAAACCTCAAGGTTTTGCTGTTAACACCAAAGTCTCATATTTTCATCAGAATAATTATTAGTTTCTTTCGTACAGTGGATTTCCTGCGCAATCTTTTCTCTAAAACCTTGGGCATATCTGGAGAGAAGGTTTTGGATGAGCTGACTCTTGAGGGGGTGGCCAGTTACATGCAGAGTGGCAAATGTGAGTATTTTAGTCATCTAACCCAGTGTGCACACATTTCATGTAGGGGTTGATGACTATGTAGCCCAGCAAACAGTGCATCTGTCAACATCTAGGCCTAGTATAAATGAGTCATTAGTCAACACAAGAAAATAGACTGTATTATGAATAACATCTGAGGCCATATCATTCGCCAAGATTTAAGTATGTTACTACAACCACCTGACTGTGATACTGCTTCATTGGTTAACAAATGGTACAATCCAGGAAGTGAAATGAattctctctgctcctctatcCTCCACAGGCAAAAACATCATCTGTATGGTGGGGGCAGGGATCTCTACATGTGAGTAACTCCCCCTCTTGCATAACTGTGGGCTGAACATAACATAATTAGTCTAgacatgttttgttttgttggaCAAATAAGACACATAGCCTAAATACAAATAGATTTCCCTCTAAATTGTATGTACAATGTATCCACCACTTCTGTGATGATGACactgtccctctgtccccctcagCGGCTGGGATCCCTGACTTCCGCTCCCCAGACACGGGGCTCTATGCCAACCTGCAGAAGTACAACCTGCCCTACCCTGAGGCCATCTTCCAGATAGACTACTTTAAGGTCTGAAACTTTCTGTCGGATTCTTTTGGCTTAAGAAAGTAATTTGCTTGCTACATTAACGATCTACACAGATGATTTTGTTCTTTGCTGCTATCACCACTCAATATTTACCTCTCTTTCTACATCAGAAACACCCTGAGCCCTTCTTTGCCCTGGCCAGGGAGCTGTACCCAGGACAGTTTAAGGTAGGATCTAGCCTATTTTCTGGCTTTTAATTTTCTTAACTTAATTTCCTGAATTTTGCAATAGGTGCCTGTGTATTTTTTAGGTATCACTAACGGCAGTGTTGTTGTATGTTAAGCCCACAGTATGTCACTACTTCATCAAGTTGCTGAAGGACAAGGGGCTACTCAAACGCTGCTACTCACAGGTTCGGTATTCTTTCATATACTTTGTTCTGTGTTAGTCACCTACAGCCTGTATTGAATTGTTATTGGGGTCGTCCATTTCTGTCTGGGCAGAATATTGACACCCTGGAACGTGTAGCAGGACTGGAGGGAGAGGACCTGATTGAAGCCCATGGCACCTTCTACACCTCACACTGTGTCAACTATATGTGCTGCAAAGAGTACGACTTGGACTGGATGAAAGGTTAGTGAATGTGGTACAGTAATATCTAACTGGGATGGTTTAACAAAACACTGTTATACTACCTAGGCAGACACTCATTTACATGTATATGCTAATTAAGTTGTAATTTAAAAGGAGTGTTGGTGCTATTAAAACAATTGTTGAATTATGATCTTGTTTACCTCTGACCTGCAGAGAAAATCTTCTCTGATGACATCCCCAAATGTGACAAGTGCAGCAATCTGGTTAAACCAGGTAAGTGCCTGCCTTATCATTTCCTTTCACTTGTCTATCTTACTTAAATATGCTCTCCCTTTTTCAGttcctcatacagtggggaaaaaaagtatttagtcagccaccaat encodes:
- the LOC121567114 gene encoding NAD-dependent protein deacetylase sirtuin-2-like; the encoded protein is MSDVPEASNREEVEDNTPEPEEQSDDSSDDGEASGDTEMDFLRNLFSKTLGISGEKVLDELTLEGVASYMQSGKCKNIICMVGAGISTSAGIPDFRSPDTGLYANLQKYNLPYPEAIFQIDYFKKHPEPFFALARELYPGQFKPTVCHYFIKLLKDKGLLKRCYSQNIDTLERVAGLEGEDLIEAHGTFYTSHCVNYMCCKEYDLDWMKEKIFSDDIPKCDKCSNLVKPDIVFFGENLPKRFFTSMAMDFPRCDLLIIMGTSLQVQPFAALVGRVSNSCPRLLINLEKAGGADPLLGMIGIGGGMDFDSEKAYRDVAHISTCDDGCLALADLLGWKAELEEVVKQEHEKINSKAKEEQTNQSSGAAGKAESGKAESGKSESGKTKVE